The following are encoded in a window of Dysidea avara chromosome 4, odDysAvar1.4, whole genome shotgun sequence genomic DNA:
- the LOC136253577 gene encoding fibrocystin-L-like, giving the protein MRATVTFYICLFLYCGQSSAQFPTEISTGLTREEKQSALDLHNDLRRQEGASDMLLMQWDQDLAEFAQQYADGCRFSHSSSADRMDLVDGFSWIGENLYVTSASNPKSVVDAAIQAWYNETSDYDYGSNTCAPGKVCGHYTQVVWARSYLVGCGAASCTRLYDVGFSSGTLVVCNYGPGGNFVGQHPYTVGGACTSCPSSAGNCIDGLCSALNSPFVVPGDDDEGQPRPRVSSVDPRTGSFGGNTRITIEGSGFSPDQYNYDDPTKGNRVYFTNGDNRVECLVYTYYTTTEQIVCDTGPSPTGVDRERYTLTVFIDGKSVIELGGSYCGGCYFDYRDDRTPMIEYVFPHAGTPGSVASLSGRIYTTNVDEPEGEDFISRLFVGDEVCDPVDPDTGESYDNSLSGTTGMVGCVPMTGNRIDSMNATLIVPSYGSGVTSLEDYSLDNNLRQYIYQTHADITGVSPNMGSINGGTTITIFGEYFDPNATDIEALVGGVPCDIQDITTTEITCITGASQGDSTYYPGGRGLLRQLYNRDGNLDRFRTNANDNPPNVEGYVEIAYATSQRPSQFGEEFYFNSKYTGFYVPPFSGWYTFYIRSDDSSRFYLSSNMLAEHTELVAYANEHTRGRWNHFSTQKSVPIELEGGKPYYLEVLHSQGPGGWDLGFGAKYHNTNLTSSEAYGEHEEQQIVLSAEIIKETHEITMYIEPMILNVTINGSTSSPFTLQYGSSESTNLTASRSANQFDSAVTAIIDGASGSDIRVTKTATDDQTTFQVVFFETIQRTTALEVGEYNASLIGIDITVVQLCRFPNDLVLGLPNRMTDIISLSDRDNDFIQDQLHDIISVTCTKSPAGQIYWTHSYDGSTGTIWGTLDNSIDPQCGRFSLKDPYIIYRAYRSVDDITSTTMGNIPVVIYQWFCFAYRGTLPSTLNTYTYTLLEDGRRPLYGIHVPLPEEEYPPSPNSWSYRCINLYEYFTQDSGYFADRGLEFTTYQIFFNVAPGDLWIDEVSIQQDNNNQIFVEELPARPNGIYIDEVDVQSDLIAYEGLSVSDSLKYFTRYLTYTVEYTVHYCAVGIPLLSYTATNDDLITIQKTVGATSGVTGEFTVFAPQFAATGVQTWQTFPYNVDDSTLETWLEETFDIGDIQVIGGGTCHEVTYDIQWLEKGGDQEPLVVDGSSLIQEIGNNTSSDVETITDGGVFLRPFRGDMLRLPKKDPQVEVIINRIPSSCKNDNCSFIFSANMTPTVDFIVPTIGQSGTIVNITGSDFTPNVTSVTIGDAPCYILEADDSFISCMAGANTVGTYDVYVMIESKGLAMSNVTFEYTLTIDGVYDYDSGSIGGGTLVTIQVK; this is encoded by the exons ATGAGAGCAACTGTGACGTTTTATATTTGCTTGTTCCTTTACTGTGGGCAATCCAGTGCGCAGTTTCCTACCGAGATTTCTACTGGGCTTACTAGGGAGGAGAAACAAAGCGCCCTGGACCTGCACAATGACTTGAGGAGACAAGAAGGAGCCTCTGACATGTTACTAATG CAATGGGATCAAGATTTGGCAGAGTTTGCACAGCAGTATGCTGATGGTTGTAGGTTTTCCCACAGCAGTTCAGCTGATAGGATGGACCTTGTTGATGGTTTCTCGTGGATTGGTGAAAACCTTTATGTTACAAGTGCCTCAAATCCTAAATCAGTAGTAGATGCTGCAATACAAGCTTGGTATAATGAAACATCTGATTATGACTATGGCAGTAACACATGTGCACCAGGGAAAGTATGTGGACACTACACACAG GTGGTGTGGGCCAGATCATATTTGGTGGGATGTGGGGCAGCTTCCTGTACTAGACTATATGATGTTGGATTCTCATCAGGAACTCTTGTTGTGTGTAACTATGGACCAGG AGGTAACTTTGTTGGTCAACATCCTTATACTGTTGGTGGAGCTTGTACTTCCTGTCCCAGTAGTGCTGGAAATTGTATAGATGGACTGTGCT CTGCACTGAATTCACCATTTGTAGTACcgggtgatgatgatgaagggCAACCAAGACCGA GAGTGAGTTCAGTTGATCCCCGTACTGGCAGTTTTGGAGGTAATACCAGAATAACCATTGAAGGCAGCG GATTTAGTCCTGACCAATACAATTATGATGATCCTACCAAGGGTAACCGTGTCTACTTCACTAATGGTGACAACAGAGTAGAATGTCTAGTGTATACCTACTACACTACCACTGAACAAATAGTGTGTGATACTGg TCCATCTCCTACTGGTGTGGACCGAGAACGTTATACACTCACTGTATTTATTGATGGTAAAAGTGTTATTGAACTTGGAGGAAGCTACTGTGGTGGTTGCTACTTTGAT TATCGTGATGACAGAACACCAATGATCGAGTATGTTTTTCCTCATGCTGGCACCCCAG GATCAGTAGCCAGTCTCAGTGGTAGAATATACACAACTAATGTTGATGAACCAGAAGGGGAAGACTTTATTAGCAG GCTGTTTGTTGGTGATGAAGTGTGTGACCCAGTTGATCCTGATACTGGAGAATC GTATGACAACAGCCTTTCTGGTACAACTGGTATGGTTGGTTGTGTACCGATGACTGGGAATAGAATTG ATTCCATGAATGCTACTTTAATTGTACCAAGCTATGGGAG TGGTGTCACTTCACTGGAGGACTATTCACTGGATAACAATTTGAGGCAGTACATCTATCAGACACATGCTG ACATAACGGGAGTCAGTCCCAATATGGGTAGTATCAATGGAGGAACTACCATAACAATTTTTGGAGAGTACTTTGATCCTAATGCTACTGATATTGAAGCGTTGGTAGGAG GTGTCCCTTGTGATATTCAAGATATCACCACAACAGAAATTACTTGTATCACTGGTGCCAGTCAAGGTGATTCCACTTATTATCCAG GAGGTCGAGGGCTGCTTCGGCAACTATATAATCGTGATGGGAACCTTGATAGATTTAGAACAAATGCTAATGATAATCCTCCCAATGTTGAGGGCTATGTTGAGATTGCATATGCAACTTCTCAACGACCTTCGCAGTTTGGAGAAGAGTTTTATTTCAACTCCAAATACACTGGGTTTTATGTCCCTCCATTTAGTGGCTGGTACACGTTTTATATCCGATCTGATGACTCAAGCAGGTTTTATCTTAGCTCCAACATGTTAGCTGAACATACTGAACTGGTAGCATATGCTAACGAACATACTAGAGGCCGATGGAATCATTTTTCTACTCAGAAGTCTGTACCTATTGAACTAGAAGGTGGTAAACCTTACTACTTGGAAGTTTTACATAGCCAAGGTCCTGGGGGTTGGGATCTTGGATTTGGTGCTAAATACCACAATACTAATCTCACATCTAGTGAGGCATATGGAGAACATGAAGAACAGCAAATAGTGTTATCAGCAGAGATAATAAAGGAAACACAT GAGATCACCATGTACATTGAACCAATGATACTAAATGTTACAATCAATGGATCCACATCTTCACCATTCACACTACAATATGGCTCATCAGAATCAACTAACTTAACTGCCAGCAGATCAGCAAATCAGTTTGACTCAGCTGTGACAGCAATTATTGATGGGGCTAGTGGATCAGACATCAGAGTGACCAAGACTGCTACTGATGATCAAACAACTTTTCAAGTAGTGTTTTTTGAGACAATACAGAGAACTACTGCCTTAGAAGTTGGGGAATATAATGCCTCACTTATTGGTATCGATATTACTGTAGTTCAATTATGTCGTTTCCCTAATGACTTGGTGTTGGGCTTACCAAATCGAATGACAGATATCATCTCACTATCAGACAGAGACAATGACTTTATACAGGACCAACTCCATGATATAATCTCAGTCACTTGTACTAAATCTCCAGCTGGTCAGATATACTGGACACACAGTTATGATGGCAGTACTGGTACCATTTGGGGTACCCTTGATAATTCGATTGATCCACAATGTGGTCGATTCTCATTGAAGGACCCTTATATTATATATAGAGCATATAGAAGTGTAGATGATATCACGAGTACTACCATGGGAAATATTCCTGTGGTTATATACCAATGG TTTTGCTTTGCTTATCGTGGTACACTACCTTCAACACTGAATACTTACACATACACATTGTTAGAAGATGGAAGAAGACCACTGTATGGCATACATGTCCCACTACCAGAAGAAGAATATCCACCATCACCCAATAGTTGGAGTTATCGCTGCATCAATCTCTATGAGTATTTCACACAAGATAGTGGCTATTTTGCAGATAGAGGGCTTGAGTTTACCACCTATCAAATATTCTTCAATGTTGCCCCTGGTGATTTGTGGATTGATGAAGTTTCCATTCAGCAGGATAATAATAATCAAA TATTTGTAGAAGAACTCCCAGCTAGGCCCAATGGAATATACAttgatgaagtagatgtacaaAGTGATCTAATTGCATATGAGGGTCTTAGTGTCTCTGATTCATTAAAGTATTTTACAAGATATCTCACCTATACTGTTGAATACACTGTACACTACTGTGCTGTTGGTATACCACTGTTGAGTTACACTGCTACTAATGATGACTTAATAACTATCCAAAAAACTGTTGGTGCCACATCTGGGGTGACAGGTGAATTTACAGTTTTTGCACCACAGTTCGCTGCCACAGGAGTTCAAACATGGCAAACATTTCCATATAATGTTGATGATTCTACACTTGAAACATGGCTTGAAGAAACATTTGATATTGGTGATATACAAGTCATAGGAGGTGGTACCTGTCATGAAGTGACATACGATATCCAATGGTTGGAGaaaggtggtgaccaagaaCCACTGGTGGTTGATGGTAGTAGCTTAATACAAGAAATTGGAAATAACACTTCTTCAGACGTAGAGACAATCACTGATGGTGGAGTGTTTTTGAGACCATTCAGAGGTGACATGCTGCGACTTCCTAAGAAGGACCCACAG GTTGAGGTGATAATCAACAGAATCCCATCATCTTGTAAAAATGATAACTGTAGTTTCATTTTCTCTGCCAACATGACCCCAACTGTAGATTTCATTGTTCCAACCATTGGTCAATCTGGAACTATTGTTAATATTACTGGTAGTGATTTTACTCCAAATGTCACAAGTGTGACAATAGGTGATGCTCCTTGTTACATACTGGAAGCTGATGATAGTTTTATTTCATGCATGGCTGGTGCAAACACAGTTGGTACATATGATGTATATGTCATGATTGAGTCTAAAGGTCTTGCAATGAGTAATGTTACATTTGAGTACACCTTAACTATTGATGGTGTGTATGACTATGATAGTGGTAGTATAGGAGGAGGTACACTAGTCACTATACAAG TCAAATAA